CAACCTTCGTCgcaaaaatgtaattcactcattaatatatgtatttaaataatattatgtgtatatatttttaatataaaatttaggtacatagatgatgtgttattatgtaattggatgttattttatctttaattacataatgatatatcatttttgtatacaaagtGTATACCAAAAAtgtttacacataattttattgtatgtattatatatatatatttgtcatttatatatgacatataatcgctcattatatatataaataatatataattatataattaaatgattttaaattaataatagatatatatagttagATTTGAACTGAGTCAAGCTTAAGTTCCGCTTGATTTGTATGgaattgagctcaaactcgactcaTTTCTAGCTCGAGTTCGGCTTTAGCTTGATTTAAGCtcgaatttttaattaactcattattaaaacgatatcattttaatacatatagatcaaaacgatatcgttgtatatcaaaattttagctCGTGAGCTTGATGAGCTAAACATTTTAAAGCTGAAACTTGAGCTCTAAAATATTGGCTCGACTTAGTTTGTTTTGAACTTGTTTAAACTgagctcaaatttaaatttgaataaactcaattcaaatccaaacacacacacacacacatatatatatatatatatatatatatatatatagagagagagagagagagagagagagagagagagagagagcatacctaaattattaaaaaaaaattatataaataatattgctCTATAAAGTTAGACTTGCCtgtcaaaagactattttatgAAATCATCAATTATGTGTCGAACGACTTGAAACTATGAGGGCATGGGCTTCACACCgtaattgaagataaaattaatcatgtggtcaaaatttaatgataaagtcgctcaaaattttctattacctttttattttattacttaaaactttataatataagaattttgttatttctgGGAAGTTTGAAGAATAATTGTTGTTACAAACGGACTAAATGTCACgtttatttggttaaaaataataaaatattattttaataatctatattttcttatttaaattaatttatttgatttattaaaaaataaaaaattatgatatcaaataatatcaataatataaagagtaatttaattatattaaaagacttattctctcCTAAAGTTTAGTCTATCTATTTCCATACCATCTTTCTAGCACCCCTGCATTCTCCTTAATGTTTTTCCAATGCTGAACAACCCAAAATCACTATGAATTCAAGTGGGTGTCTATGGCTTTCTCTCTCGGTTCGGCATTTTTTACAACCTTATCCCTAGTGGTCGATGATGTCACGACAAAAAGGATGAAGAGGGTCACGATGTCTACttttataataatctaattaccacttttaaataattaaaaaataaccaaaataatcttaattttatatttttttacaattttaccactgtttattaattttttagaataaatatactctcattttcaattaatataacaaatatattgtaaagacatttaaatataataatatcataatatatatttttacatttaatcaaataaaataattatttatatatatcaattttataataatttatatcctaTCAAATagggaaaatgacaatttcttaCATAAGTTTTAgtcaaatctaaaaaatatatctatgacagataaaaaatctaaacacttaTTTATGGATAAttgctgttaaaatttttagttagtgataagggtaaaattattattttatttctaaatcctaaaactttaaaaacccCTCCcaaagtttagaaaactaacaaattttttctatgattaaactttaaaaaatttacttttctccCTTTATAGGTTTCAACTTTGGTGGCTTAGGAAATCTAATCGATAATCAGAAAAAAGTGATAGTGTTCTTCAATGAAGGATGAAGCTTCGTCATCTTGATCTGGACGATAAACCGTCCTCTTGCTCTCGACGATGAAACGTCATCTAGATTAGGAAGAAGCGTGTCATCCTTTGTTGCAACATCCTTCATCACTGCATCTGGATGATGTGACAAAGGACGATGATGTATCTTCCAGATAACGAAGGATGATGTTTCGTCATTTTGGGTGGTTGTCCTTCGAGGCCATATCTGAAAGATGGGTAAAAAGTAGTCGGTCATTGGCTAGAATAGTGGTAGCGGGAGAAGAAATACAAACCCTAGTGGTGAAATCTaagcttttcaaattttgagaatggggtgaagtattattttttaaaacctagggaaaatgatataaatcttaaggtttttgagtttaaactaaaatgatgattttattcctgtttttaattaaaaattttgatagtaattaatttatggataaatatttaagttttttatttattataaatataattttgagattagatTAAAACTTTGATAGGGGGTAGTTCTTTTTCCtataaaataagattataaatCTTCATGCGAcgattcattttttataataaaataatacttcatGCAAAGCTACACTTAAGTCTGAACATAAATCTGAAACTTCgcgataaaattattaataatagtaaaacGCAGTCGTTTTTACATCGTTGCCGTCCTTCGTCATTTCTAAGCTCGTAGAAGGAGAGATCTCTGACCAAAAAGTCCAGTCTCTTTACTTTAACGCTTATAATCATAAAGAACAATTGACGACGATCATGATCTTCCGATCTAATCAGGGCCGTCAGTTCTAGGGATTCTCCAAAAAAAAGTCAGAAGATGCCGATCAATCTCGAAGCAATCGTCAACGTGACCGCCAATGCCACCAATATCTCCGTCGTGCTCCCGCCAACACTGGAAATTTCATCTCCTACGAAAATCGGCGATGAAGATGAGAGCAATCGGCAGTGCCACGGAGTCTTGTATGATGTCGTGTTGGTGGTGCCGGCAGTGCTTTTCGTTGTGTACCTGGCGGTTCACGCGAAGAAGAATCTGAGGAAACTGTGCAATGGAAGCTCGTATATTATGATTGCCTATTATGCCCTTCTTTGGCTCGCTTGTTTGCTCAACCTCGCTTGGTGCTCTCTTCAGgtctcttgtttttcatttttaatttctttatttagcTTGTAGCTGAAAAACAGAAAATCTGGATTCAGTTTTACCTTGATgggagtgaaaaaaaaagaagaaagattaaAGAAATGAAGAATCTAATGTGTTGATTTTGGAAaacaaaaattctaaaatattggCATGACAATAGTCCATTCATCATTAGGCTAGAGTTGAAGTACAATCTTTTTGTTCATTCCAATATCGTTACTAAATTGTGTTATTGTCTGAAATGTCTATAATACTTAAAGGTACTGATGTAAGAAACACGTTAATTTGTTATATGCATGCGTGAGGGGTCACTTAGAACTTTTAATTGTGTATGCAGcatgaaatttataatattgaaaGTGAAACTTATAATTTGAGAACGTAAGACTGGTAATTTGCCTGATGCTTATAATTTAAGAACGTAAGACTGGTAATTTGCATGATGCTTTTGACTATTAATTCTAGTAGAAAATGATCAATTATCATATTGATTGTGAATAGAGTGCTTGGTTGATGAGCAGGCTTGGCAATGCTCTCCTGGGAAGGAGGTTGCTTGGAATATCCTGTCGCTATTTACCACATCCGCAATGCTGTATTTAGAAATTTGTTTGGTGGGCTTTCTACTCCAGGAAAGTTATTCTAGTGGATTGGAAACTCTATCACGCACTTCCATAATATCAGGGATAATTGTTGGTGTGGATGTTCTTCTCAAGGTAATGTTTGTGTATGCTTTGAAAATGTTCATATATGTggatatatctttttaatttttttccttataataGACTGTATGTATTAGTCCTCTCATTAAGCTGTGTAAATGGGGTTAAATCTTCCCCTTCAGGAGTCCCTGTCTAGCTCTTGATTGGATTAGGGAATTGAGTCCCTTGCAATTTGTAAAGAGGTGTATGTCATTTGTCATCAAAGTCGTTTTATAGGAAATTGCTATTCTCTTCTTAATTAAACAAAGTACATGTTTAGTCAGCTaacattgtttaatttttagagATTGTGAATCATACATATCAGAACAGAGATTCCACTTGTTTGATAACAGTGTTGGAAAGATGGAAAGAGCATTGCTAGGAATATTAGAAATCCAATAAATAGTGTGCCTGTTCTCAGTTGACAGTACAATAAATAATCTGCAGGTGAGATATCCTAAGTTGCtgcaattttcaattaaatgaCTGGAAGACATGAGATAATTATAATCACATAATTTTCATGCTTATTTGCTTATTGTCAAATACTCTGGGAGTTTATTGTAGTTCCTCTAATCACTCTGAAGCAAGAATTACTTCTAAAAGGAGATTTTAAGGTGAAGGTCTTTTCCACCTCTGGGGATCCATGCCATGTCTTATGTTGTTGTAGCAGAATCAGCTGATCTACTAATCTTGTCCAAGATCCGAATGTGTAAAATGAGACAACTTAAAGGATTATATATTTCCTATCATTTTTGAGTTTTAGCCAATTTGTCCCTTATATTTAAACCTGAGTTCTGTTTAAGCTTATGAAAGTAGTAAGTTATACGATATAATTTATTTCGTAGATTGTCTTCCGCTTGCACATTTCCTAGCTGAGTATAAACCATTGAGAATTTTGATGTTGTAAGAATTTTAACCTTAATTTCACTTGAATTCTTTACTATCAGGTAATATTTGTTTTTGGATTTGGGTTCCCATTGTTCTTTGACATAGAGAGTACTCACCAGATGAAGTGGGGCTTGTGGATCATCCAAAACTTATTACTTACTGCAGTTTAtggcttcattttatttgtgcATTTTCCCAAGTGGAGAGAGAAGTTGCCTTGTGAGTACACGATTTTCTCTATTATAATGATTATCTGGGATCAGATAACTAACATTTAGTGCAATTTGCAGCTAGACCAGCATTTTACCACTACATCATTGTGATGTTTGCCGTTAGCGCAGTTGCATTGTCTGGTTGTCTGCTTGCTGGAATTGGAGCTGCTTTTGGCATTTGGTACTAGAAGATTAATTTTCACTTACCTGTACACACTTTAAATGCaaaaatgatgtatcatcatacgattgaatagttttaaattaaaaataaaataatacttaatcatataatgacacatcatctatatacctCAAAAGTATGTACGCATAACATTGTCCGATTTATACTTTAGTACTCATAAATTGgtcttatcttttttcttttcaggtTGTATAATCTCACGGTTGTCTGCTATCACACGCTTTATCTTCCTTTCTTGTTTGTGACTTTTTTGGCAGACTTCTTCCAGGTGATCAACCCGCCATATCTCCTTGTTCAAACTGTTAAGGATGTTAATTTTGTAAGgcttcatctatttatattcatattaacATGAGCTTGTTGCATTATATGATGTTTACAGGAGGAAGATTTTCTCTTGGACAGTGCATATTACTCAGAAATGAAAGATGCCGGATTCTTTGATGCCGATTGGGAATAAGGCATTTTCTTTGACATCTGAGTTTAATTTGTTGTATACTTTGTAAGCTTTAGATGTTTGtcttgtaaataaaatttaactgaACTATACACTCACTTCTATACGTTTTAAAATTGTAACTAAGCCATGAAACTGCTAAGGTTCCTGGATTCAGTAATTTTTCGGGGACTACTATTCTAGTAATTATTTGGTGAACTTTTTTGGTTGGCTGTGCAGGTAAGGCTGGATCCGAACCGAGCTGACACAGTTTCGAAAACTGGCtcaatttggttcaatttgagtcaaattagtttagtttaaattcaaattgaatttgaacaaaaaaaaaaagtcagttcatttttgaaaacaaattaaattcaattcaaggGGTTGTTTAacttagtttggtttgaatttaatttaaaactcaaattcgtggtttaaacttgatttgaatttatggtttaaattcataatttggatttataatttaagtttataatttatttataaaacgatattattttatttattattaagttaattgacattgttttgttaataaaatgtAAATCTGAATTCAAATAgtatattcaaactataaaattaaattaaatttgaattaaatcattttttcatttagtcaaaaacaaatcatttttagatttgatttaacaAGCTCGATTATCTAAAATTAGTGTTAAACagttaacttttttaaaaagagaaaaaagaagactGAATGCAAGCAAATAAAGAGTCGTcagaataattatttattgaaatgcaACACAAATTTTGCCATAAAAATTGTGACATTCACAACTTTTGGTATCTAAACAGTAAACATTTGACTAAACAtctctacatatatatatatgtgtgtgtataaaatccAGTATAAACACTAGACTGCCCCAGCTTGGTAGTTATTTTGAAGGTAATTTACACGT
This sequence is a window from Mangifera indica cultivar Alphonso chromosome 20, CATAS_Mindica_2.1, whole genome shotgun sequence. Protein-coding genes within it:
- the LOC123203857 gene encoding protein CANDIDATE G-PROTEIN COUPLED RECEPTOR 2-like, with translation MPINLEAIVNVTANATNISVVLPPTLEISSPTKIGDEDESNRQCHGVLYDVVLVVPAVLFVVYLAVHAKKNLRKLCNGSSYIMIAYYALLWLACLLNLAWCSLQAWQCSPGKEVAWNILSLFTTSAMLYLEICLVGFLLQESYSSGLETLSRTSIISGIIVGVDVLLKVIFVFGFGFPLFFDIESTHQMKWGLWIIQNLLLTAVYGFILFVHFPKWREKLPSRPAFYHYIIVMFAVSAVALSGCLLAGIGAAFGIWLYNLTVVCYHTLYLPFLFVTFLADFFQEEDFLLDSAYYSEMKDAGFFDADWE